TCTCGTCGTACAGAAGGTAACCGGTGTCCACCAGGCGGACGGTCTGCCCCAGGTAGCCCTCGGTCCCCTGCCGGGCAAGCGCGGCGGTCTCCTGGAAGTCCCTCTCCGTCTTGACGTAATCGGCAGCGGTCACGGCGACCACGACGAATCCTACGATCAGAACCATGACGAGGAAGATGGTGTGGGCGAGACGGCGCTCCCCGGGGAGGGGCCGATACCCCCGGGCGCGGCCGTGCTCTCGCGGCGCGGCGCGATTCGGCTCCCCCCGGGAGATCGCGTCCACATCGGACGCCATCTGCTGGATCGGGACGGCGATGCGGCGCGTGAGGAGGACCGCACCCAGAGCGGCGAGGACGAAGGCGGCGGTTGCGGCCAGGAGGTGGTAGAGGATGCCGGTGTCGAGCGTGCTGCGGAGATTCGCGGTGTCGTAGGTGATCTCCACGATCCGGCTGACGTCCGACCCGTATCTCTCGTCCCGCAGGTCCACGAAGAGGTAGGTGACCTTCCTGCCGGTGATCGGATCGTCGATCCGCAGGGTCTCCCGCTGCTGGATCACCCGGTCCAGGATCGCGTCGACCTCGGGTTCGGGTTTGAGACTCGCATTCTCGCGGAGCTGCTTGCGGCTGTCGAAGATCCGCACCTGCTGGACGTAGGGATTGAGCGACGTTATCTGGCGGATGCTTTCGCTCTCCCCCATGCGGGAGAGCGGCGTGTTCAGGATCTCCCCCTGCAGCCCCAGCTCGAGGACGTAGCGGTGGTCCGGCGTCGGCATGTAGGCATACTTCCGCAGGATGCCGGTGGCCGGCTCGGTGACGATGCGGTCGGGGAAGAACCCCTCCGACTGGCGGATGGCGGTCAGGTAGTCGTAGAAGTACGGCACCTTCCGGAAGTCCAGGCCCCGGTCGGGTGCGAAGGTGGTGTACGCGATAACCCCGGTTTCGTCGATGACGTAGAGATCCATGTCGCCCCCGATCCGCTCCTTGACCCCTTCCAGGTCCATCCGGGCGGGATCCCGCCCGGCGCGTTCGTACTCCTCCAGGAATAGGCCGAACCCGTTCAGCATCCTCGCGTTGAGCGTGCCGTCGAAGAGCTTCTGCCCGTCATCGATGATGCGCAGGTTCTGATCGATGCCGTTCTCGACCTGCTGCTCGAGCAGTTCCGTGCGGGCTGCCAGGTTCCGTTCGGCGAAGGTGTAGTCCACGCAGGTGGTACCCGCCGTGGCGACGGCGATGAGCAGGAAGAGGGAGATCAGCAGGTAGTGGGAGAAGGGGCGTTTTCCCGTGTCCATCGGAATTCTCGACGGCATGCTGGCACCCGCACTCCGGTCGGGGGAAGATCCGGATCTCCGGCGATCAGGGGATTGGGTGTTGAGCATGATAATGGCTCCGCAGCCGGGATGGTCATCCGTGTGCGCCGGAGCCTCCGGGCCCATGAAGGCTCCCGCCGGCGTCCTCCCCGCTGCTTTCGCAAAAAACCCCTCCGTGCGATCCCGAGCGGCGCAGGCCGCCCCGTCGGGGGCGTCCCGCGGGCGACAGGGGATGGCGGCGATCCGGGCGGGGGAGCCCCGGTCCTCGCACTCCCGCAGAAGGGCAACCCTAAAACCGTGGGACCTGCTATCTGATACGGGGAGGCTCATGCTGGAGATGGTGCTCGTCGCTCTGACGTTTGCCTTCGCCTTCACCAATGGCTTCCAGGATGCCAGCACGATCGCCGCGACCTTCATCGCGTCCCGCTCGGCGACCCCCCGCCGGGGGATCCTCTTCATCGCCGGGCTGCAGTTCGCGGGGGCGCTGCTGGGCGGGACCGCCGTCGCCTTCACGCTCTCCTCCCTGCTCGCCTTCGACGCCGGTCCGGCGGCGGTCCCGGTGCTGCTGACCGCCCTGCTGGGGGCGATCGCCTGGAACCTCCTGACCTGGAGGTATGCCCTTCCCTCCTCCTCCACCCACGCCCTCATCGGGGGTCTGGTCGGAGCCGGCGTCGCCTACGGCGGTCCTGCCGGCATCTTCTGGGGCGTCGCGGAGTTCCTCGCCCCCCCGCACGAACTCGCCGGTCTCCTGAAGATCCTGGTCTTTCTCGCCGTCTCCCTGGCAGTCGGTCTCCTGGGGGGGTTTGCCCTGCACCGCACGGCCGCGCTCCTGCTCCGCAACGCCCGGCGGGGAGTCGTGCGGGAGATCGCGCGCAGCAACTGGATCGCCGCGGGGTTCATGGCGTTCTTCAACGGCGCCAACGACGGCGGGAAGCTGCTGGGAATCGTGCTCCTGGGGCTGGGCGCCTCCGGCACCTGGGCGGGCACGGGGCAGCCGCTCTGGGCCCGGCTCGGCATCGCCCTGCTCATCACCCTGGGAACGGTCGGGGGCGGGTGGCGCATCATGGCCACCCTGGGGCGGCGCATCTTCAAGATCGAGCCCCTCCACTCCTTCTCCTCCCAGTTCTCTTCCGGAGCCTCGATCGCCCTCTCCACCCTCGCCGGCGCCCCCATCTCCTCAACCCACGTCATCACCAGCTCGGTCCTCGGGGTGGGGGCGGCGGAGAACCCGCGGCGGGTCCGGTGGTCGGTGGGGCGCGACATCGTCGCCTCGATGCTGCTCACCCTCCCGGCGACCGCGCTCCTCACAGCCTTTATGTACTGGCTGATCGCACCCTTCCTCTAGAGCGTGACGGATGGACAGAAAGAGCGGGGATCAGAAGGAGCACAGGGGCCTGTTCGACTCCATCTTCCCGAAGGAGTACGACTTCGAGGGCATGCTCGCCGAGCAGGCGGACCGCACGGTGGGCGGCGTCGAGTGCTTCCTGGACTGGCTGCGGGAGCGCCCCGCCGGGGAGCCGCGGGAGCTGGAGCGGCGGGAGGAGGAGGTGGACGACTTCCGCCACAGGCTGGAGGATCTGCTGACGGAGGCGTTCTTCACGCCCTTCGACCGCCAGGACCTCTACTACCTCTCGCGGCAGATGGACTACATCCTGAACTTCGCCACCGAGACCGCCCGCGAGATGCACGCCTTTGCAGTGCTGCCCGATGCGCCCATCCTGGGCATGGCGGAGGCGCTGCTGCGGGGGACGAAAAGCGTCACCGCGGGCGTGAAGGCTCTCCGATCGGACGGCAGGGCGGTCGAGCGGCGGGTGCAGGAGACCCGCGACGCGATCAACGCGATCGAGAACATCTACATCGCGGGCATGGCGGAACTGCTCCGGGACAGCGATGCGATGGAGGCGCTCCGCCGGCGGGAGATCTACCACCACCTGCGGGATGCCGGCAGAGCGCTGCGGGACACGGCCGACGTCCTCCACCGGGTGGCGGTCGGTCTCGGGTGAGTGCGTCATTTTTGCCCCCCTCTCCGGAACGTTTTTATCCCCCTCCTCCGACGCTTCCCGCGGTGAAAACAATGGGATGCCATCACCATCGTCGAGCCCCGTCCCAGCGGGTGCTCGGGATCCGGCGGCGCGGGCACTATCGCCTGATCGACGGGTTGCTCCCGCAGATCTTTCAGTACGCGATGGAGAACGGGATCCCGGTTGCCGGAATGCCGGCCTTTCTCTGCCACGAATGCTCTCCCGAGGCGGCGCAGGAGGCGGACAGGAGCGGCACCGCCGATGTGGAGGTGATCGTCCCGATCGCCGGCGATGCCCGCCCGAGCGGCGAGATCCGGGTTTACACGGTCCCCGGCGGCAGGATGGCCCGCGCCGTCCACCGGGGCCCCTGCGAGGGCTGCGAGTCGACCTTCCTCCGCCTCTTCTCGTGGCTGGCGGAGCGGGGGCCGATCCGGGAGGTCTACCTGAACGATCCCCGCGAGGTGCCGTCGGAGGAGATCGCGACCGGGATCTGCGTGCCGATCGGCTGAAACGGGTGACGGGCGATTCCGCAGTCACCGCAGTCCGTCCGGCCGCCCGGGGTGCACCCCCCGCCTTCGCAGGCGATGGTACAGGGACTCCGCCATCCGTCCCCGCAGGTTCCTGCGGGCGACGCGCAGGTACGGCCGCAGGTGCGGGTTGAACTGGCTCTTGAAGGTGCAGAGCTGGCGGGTGTTGGCGCCCACCAGCTCGAAGCGGGGATAGCCCTCCGCCTTCGCCTCCCGCAGGAGCTCCCAGATGAGCAGCTCGTTGCTGTGGTTCTCCGAGCGGGGCGTGCCCACCCAGACCTTCGCGTCGTTGTACTTGATCATGAGGACGGCACCGGAGATGGCATCCCCGTGGCGGGCATAGTAGAGGCTGAAGTTGCGGGGGAACGCGGCGGCGAGCCTCTCCAGGTAGCGCTGGCTCAAAATGCCGTTCGTGAGGCCCTGCTCCCTGTACCTCCGTTCCAGCATCGTGCACAGCCGCGAGAGATCCGTGCCGCGGACGATCTCGATGCCGGAGCGGGAGGCCCTGCCGATCTTCTGTCTGCGGTCCTTGGAGAATCCGCTCCAGATCTCGGACAGCGGACGGCCCAGGTCGATCTCGTAGGTGTAGGCGATCTCGACGCCGTACCCGCCCCACTGGAAGGGGCGGACGTCGATCACGCACGGCGGATTCGAGATGATCACGCTGCTCGGGGAGTAAGAGGCGATCTCGGCGATCACCTTCTCCCCGAGACTCCGCAGGACGCTCTCGCGTTTGTGCTGCTTCAGGTCCGCGAGGGAGGAGTCGAGGAGCAGTCCCAGGTAGGGTATGGCGGTTCTCGGGGGCGGCGAGAGGATGTACCCCAGTCCCGGCAGCGCGCGGTGGAAGAGGGGGAGGACGCCGATCATCTCCCGCCCCCGGTAGATGGCATACGGGAGCAGGCGGCAGCCGCTCTGCTCCTCCACGATCTTCAGAAAGTCCCAGCGATGGAAGATCTCGCTGCCGGGATTCCTCTCCACGAAATCGTCCCACTCACCTCTGCCCCCTGCCAGTACGATCTCCATTGTCCCCTCCAGCAGTCGCCGGATTCTAAAAGCAGAGGTTATTCTGCAGCATCTTCGCGACGGCGCATCGCGCTAGCACCATGCCGTAGGGGTTATATAAACGTATCTGCCCCGGAAGGGAGGCTGAATCCCTCCGTGAGACCTCTCGGACCCCCGACGGGCCCGAAGAGGCGGCAGCGATCCCCGTTCACCCGGAGACGGGGCGGAAAGTCTCCCAGAGGAGGAACACGATCTCGATCGCGATCAGGAGGATGATGACGATCTCCAGGAAGTGGGAGTACTGGATGTTCACCTCGTCGGAGAGCATGCCGTAGTTCTCGCGGATCACGTCGATCCGCCGCTTCACGCTGGCGCGCCACTGGGAGATCCGCAGCACGTCGAGGGCGGCGGAGTAGACCCGCGCGTAGTAGACGTCCTCGGTGATCTTGATCAGGTTCTCCGCCTTCTCCGTGATCTCCGAGATGTCCGCCTGCGTCTCCAGGAGACGGGTCATGATGGAGTGGTACTGCCGCAGCCGCCGCCAGCGGGACGAGCGGTCCACGGACTCGATGTCGTCGTACATCCGCTCCATCTGCGCGGTCAGCACCCGGTCGTAGTGGCGCAGCTCCAGCGCCTCCACGTTGGCGAACTCGATCAGATCGGTCAGGTCCCCCACCGGCTCCGTGTCGATCAGCAGCGCGGTGTCCCA
The Methanomicrobiales archaeon genome window above contains:
- a CDS encoding GNAT family N-acetyltransferase, with product MEIVLAGGRGEWDDFVERNPGSEIFHRWDFLKIVEEQSGCRLLPYAIYRGREMIGVLPLFHRALPGLGYILSPPPRTAIPYLGLLLDSSLADLKQHKRESVLRSLGEKVIAEIASYSPSSVIISNPPCVIDVRPFQWGGYGVEIAYTYEIDLGRPLSEIWSGFSKDRRQKIGRASRSGIEIVRGTDLSRLCTMLERRYREQGLTNGILSQRYLERLAAAFPRNFSLYYARHGDAISGAVLMIKYNDAKVWVGTPRSENHSNELLIWELLREAKAEGYPRFELVGANTRQLCTFKSQFNPHLRPYLRVARRNLRGRMAESLYHRLRRRGVHPGRPDGLR
- a CDS encoding GyrI-like domain-containing protein, translating into MGCHHHRRAPSQRVLGIRRRGHYRLIDGLLPQIFQYAMENGIPVAGMPAFLCHECSPEAAQEADRSGTADVEVIVPIAGDARPSGEIRVYTVPGGRMARAVHRGPCEGCESTFLRLFSWLAERGPIREVYLNDPREVPSEEIATGICVPIG
- a CDS encoding DUF47 family protein, whose amino-acid sequence is MDRKSGDQKEHRGLFDSIFPKEYDFEGMLAEQADRTVGGVECFLDWLRERPAGEPRELERREEEVDDFRHRLEDLLTEAFFTPFDRQDLYYLSRQMDYILNFATETAREMHAFAVLPDAPILGMAEALLRGTKSVTAGVKALRSDGRAVERRVQETRDAINAIENIYIAGMAELLRDSDAMEALRRREIYHHLRDAGRALRDTADVLHRVAVGLG
- a CDS encoding inorganic phosphate transporter, which gives rise to MLEMVLVALTFAFAFTNGFQDASTIAATFIASRSATPRRGILFIAGLQFAGALLGGTAVAFTLSSLLAFDAGPAAVPVLLTALLGAIAWNLLTWRYALPSSSTHALIGGLVGAGVAYGGPAGIFWGVAEFLAPPHELAGLLKILVFLAVSLAVGLLGGFALHRTAALLLRNARRGVVREIARSNWIAAGFMAFFNGANDGGKLLGIVLLGLGASGTWAGTGQPLWARLGIALLITLGTVGGGWRIMATLGRRIFKIEPLHSFSSQFSSGASIALSTLAGAPISSTHVITSSVLGVGAAENPRRVRWSVGRDIVASMLLTLPATALLTAFMYWLIAPFL